Proteins found in one Rhodovulum sp. MB263 genomic segment:
- the efp gene encoding elongation factor P, with translation MAKINGNEIRPGYILDHDGGLWAAVKVDHVKPGKGGAFAQVELRNLRSGSKLNERFRSADKVDRVELERRDQQFLYEADGMLVVMDTDSYEQTELPADLLGDRRAFLQDGMTVVVEYYEAEALNATLPAKVTCRIAETEPVVNGQTAAKSFKPAMLENGVRVMVPPFIGPGEDIVVNTETMEYSARA, from the coding sequence ATGGCGAAGATCAACGGTAATGAAATTCGTCCGGGCTATATCCTCGACCATGACGGCGGGCTCTGGGCCGCGGTGAAGGTGGATCACGTCAAGCCCGGCAAGGGCGGGGCCTTCGCCCAGGTTGAGCTGCGCAACCTGCGCAGCGGCAGCAAGTTGAACGAGCGGTTCCGCAGTGCCGACAAGGTCGACCGGGTCGAACTCGAGCGCCGCGACCAGCAGTTCCTTTACGAAGCCGATGGCATGCTCGTGGTGATGGATACCGACAGCTACGAACAGACCGAGCTGCCCGCAGATCTTCTGGGGGATCGCCGGGCCTTCCTGCAGGATGGCATGACCGTGGTCGTCGAATATTACGAGGCCGAGGCGCTGAATGCGACGCTGCCGGCCAAGGTCACCTGCCGGATCGCCGAGACCGAGCCGGTGGTGAATGGCCAGACCGCCGCCAAGAGCTTCAAGCCCGCCATGCTGGAAAACGGCGTCCGGGTGATGGTCCCGCCCTTCATCGGCCCGGGGGAAGACATCGTCGTCAATACCGAGACCATGGAATACTCGGCCCGCGCCTGA
- a CDS encoding fructosamine kinase family protein encodes MAERAALEALVGAAIARSLPLQGGDLSRVLRLDLEDGRRMVAKSGPRVATEARMLRAIARAGVPTPAVMAEGGGWLLLEHLDEAPASAPGWGALGLALLRLHRATGETYGWDEDHGFGPAKIPNAACADWPGFWAERRLLAWPEALPADIALRAETLAARLDGLVPRHPPAALLHGDLWTGNVLFTQQGAALIDPACYYGDAEVDLAMLDLFGSPDPAFRAAYGSPAPGWPERRAVYQLWPALVHLRLFGGGYRGLVERCLETLGA; translated from the coding sequence ATGGCTGAACGGGCGGCGCTGGAGGCACTGGTCGGCGCCGCCATCGCCCGCAGCCTGCCCCTGCAGGGCGGCGATCTTTCCCGGGTGCTGCGGCTCGATCTTGAAGACGGCCGCCGGATGGTCGCGAAATCGGGCCCCCGGGTCGCGACAGAGGCACGGATGCTTCGGGCCATCGCCCGGGCGGGCGTGCCTACACCCGCGGTCATGGCCGAAGGCGGCGGCTGGCTCCTGCTCGAGCATCTCGACGAAGCGCCGGCCTCGGCCCCGGGCTGGGGCGCGCTCGGCCTGGCGCTTCTGCGACTGCACAGGGCGACGGGAGAGACCTATGGCTGGGACGAGGATCACGGCTTCGGTCCGGCCAAGATCCCGAATGCCGCCTGCGCCGACTGGCCCGGCTTCTGGGCCGAGCGCAGGCTTCTCGCCTGGCCCGAAGCGCTGCCCGCCGACATTGCCCTGAGGGCCGAAACCCTGGCTGCCCGGCTCGACGGGCTGGTCCCGCGCCATCCTCCGGCGGCCCTGCTGCATGGCGATCTGTGGACGGGGAACGTGCTGTTCACACAGCAGGGGGCCGCGCTGATCGACCCTGCCTGCTATTACGGCGATGCCGAGGTCGATCTGGCGATGCTGGACCTCTTCGGCAGCCCCGACCCCGCCTTTCGCGCCGCGTATGGCTCCCCTGCCCCGGGCTGGCCCGAGCGGCGCGCGGTCTATCAGCTCTGGCCCGCGCTCGTTCATCTGCGGCTGTTCGGCGGCGGTTATCGCGGTCTGGTCGAGCGCTGCCTGGAAACGCTCGGGGCCTGA
- a CDS encoding folate-binding protein YgfZ translates to MTGEEAADRTVLAITGADRVKFLQGLVTNDITAPEGRLVYAAMLTPQGKYLADFLLSARDDTILLDVRADIAEALARRLSLYKLRADVRIAPAGLHVHRGLDEPPEGALPDPRHASLGWRAYAGTPGTAPAIDWDRIRVAECIPETGIELIPEESYILEAGFERLNGVDFRKGCYVGQEVTARMKHKTELRKGLATVGVEGSAPPGTPIEAGGKEAGRLFTQAGDLAIAYLRFDRVAPRMTAGAATVLWPDG, encoded by the coding sequence ATGACAGGCGAAGAGGCAGCGGACAGGACGGTGCTTGCGATCACCGGCGCGGATCGCGTGAAATTCCTGCAAGGGCTCGTGACCAATGACATCACGGCGCCCGAGGGACGGCTTGTCTATGCCGCGATGCTGACGCCGCAGGGCAAGTATCTTGCCGATTTCCTGCTGAGCGCGCGCGACGACACGATCCTGCTCGACGTCAGGGCCGATATCGCCGAGGCGCTGGCCCGGCGGCTGTCGCTCTACAAGCTCCGGGCCGATGTCCGGATCGCCCCGGCCGGGCTCCATGTCCATCGCGGGCTTGACGAGCCGCCCGAAGGCGCCCTGCCCGATCCGCGCCACGCGTCGCTTGGCTGGCGCGCCTATGCCGGAACACCCGGCACCGCCCCCGCCATCGACTGGGACAGGATCCGGGTGGCCGAGTGCATTCCCGAGACCGGGATCGAGCTGATCCCCGAGGAAAGCTACATCCTCGAAGCCGGGTTCGAGCGGCTGAACGGCGTCGATTTCCGCAAGGGCTGCTATGTCGGCCAGGAGGTCACCGCGCGGATGAAGCACAAGACCGAGCTGCGCAAGGGCCTGGCCACGGTGGGCGTCGAGGGCTCGGCCCCGCCCGGCACACCGATCGAGGCCGGTGGCAAGGAGGCCGGGCGGCTCTTCACCCAGGCCGGCGATCTGGCCATCGCCTATCTGCGCTTCGACCGGGTCGCGCCCCGGATGACGGCGGGGGCGGCGACGGTGCTCTGGCCGGATGGCTGA
- a CDS encoding ABC transporter ATP-binding protein — translation MAGGAQIFGWLWRGYLRRHSLTIGIALTLMTIEGASLGLLSYSFKPMFDRIFVAGERNAIPLVAGAVLAIFLARALSGFGQRVLMARAGLSITGELQKDMVEHLLGLDGSYFQRTPPGGLIERVRGDTTAAANVWNTVLTASGRDFVSLVSLMAVALSIDWAWTLIAMAGIPLLVVPIMVLQRWIRHTARLARVQAAEIAGRLDEMFHGIVTIKLNRMERREQGRFGASVAGFIASQLRAQAGQAGMPALVDIVGGLGFAAVLIFGGLQIIEGDKTVGDFMAFFTAIALVFEPLRRLGNVSGAWQAALASLERIHAIFEERATILDPARPKPLPAPAERCDLALEDVHLSYGETPVLRGLDLTAKAGEMTALVGPSGAGKSTVFNLLTRLIEPQSGRVAIGGVAVGDLAQADLRDLFSVVTQEAPMFDDSLRDNICLGRDVSEARLREVIEAAHIDEFLSGLPAGLDSPAGPRGSNLSGGQRQRVAIARALLRDAPILLMDEATSALDAQSERAVQEALSHLAQGRTTLVIAHRLATVRDADRIVVMEAGRVREEGRHDDLLARGRLYAGLYRLQFATES, via the coding sequence ATGGCGGGCGGCGCCCAAATCTTCGGTTGGCTCTGGCGCGGATATCTGCGCCGCCATTCCCTGACCATCGGCATCGCGCTGACGCTGATGACCATCGAGGGCGCCTCGCTCGGGCTGCTCAGCTACAGCTTCAAGCCGATGTTCGACCGGATCTTCGTCGCGGGCGAGCGGAATGCCATTCCGCTGGTGGCGGGGGCGGTGCTGGCGATCTTCCTGGCCCGCGCGCTCAGCGGCTTCGGCCAGCGCGTGCTGATGGCCCGCGCCGGGCTTTCGATCACCGGCGAATTGCAGAAGGACATGGTCGAGCATCTGCTCGGGCTCGACGGCTCCTATTTCCAGCGCACTCCCCCCGGCGGGCTGATCGAGCGGGTGCGGGGCGACACCACCGCCGCCGCCAATGTCTGGAACACGGTGCTGACGGCCTCGGGACGCGATTTCGTCTCGCTGGTCTCGCTGATGGCGGTGGCGCTCTCGATCGACTGGGCCTGGACCCTGATCGCGATGGCGGGCATCCCGCTTCTGGTCGTGCCGATCATGGTGCTGCAGCGCTGGATCAGGCACACCGCCCGGCTGGCCCGGGTGCAGGCGGCCGAGATCGCGGGCCGGCTCGACGAGATGTTCCACGGCATCGTCACCATCAAGCTGAACCGGATGGAGCGGCGCGAGCAGGGCCGTTTCGGCGCCAGCGTCGCGGGCTTCATCGCCTCGCAGCTGCGCGCCCAGGCGGGCCAGGCCGGCATGCCCGCGCTGGTCGATATCGTCGGCGGGCTCGGTTTTGCCGCGGTGCTGATCTTCGGCGGCCTGCAGATCATCGAGGGCGACAAGACCGTCGGCGACTTCATGGCCTTCTTTACCGCCATCGCGCTGGTCTTCGAACCCTTGCGGCGGCTCGGCAACGTGTCGGGTGCCTGGCAGGCCGCGCTGGCCAGTCTCGAACGCATCCATGCCATCTTTGAGGAACGCGCCACCATTCTGGATCCGGCCCGGCCGAAACCGCTGCCCGCCCCGGCCGAGCGCTGCGATCTGGCGCTGGAGGATGTGCATCTGAGCTATGGCGAGACGCCGGTGCTGCGCGGCCTCGACCTGACCGCGAAGGCGGGCGAGATGACTGCGCTGGTCGGTCCCTCGGGCGCGGGCAAGTCGACCGTCTTCAACCTGCTGACCCGGCTGATCGAGCCGCAATCGGGTCGCGTCGCCATCGGCGGCGTCGCGGTGGGGGATCTGGCGCAGGCCGATCTGCGCGATCTGTTTTCGGTCGTCACCCAGGAGGCGCCGATGTTCGATGACAGCCTGCGCGACAATATCTGCCTCGGCCGCGACGTCTCCGAGGCACGTCTGCGCGAGGTGATCGAGGCGGCCCATATCGACGAATTCCTGTCCGGACTGCCCGCGGGGCTCGACAGCCCTGCCGGGCCGCGCGGCTCGAACCTCTCGGGCGGGCAGCGCCAGCGTGTGGCCATCGCCCGCGCGCTGCTGCGCGACGCCCCGATCCTGCTGATGGACGAGGCCACCTCGGCGCTTGACGCGCAATCCGAACGCGCCGTGCAGGAAGCGCTGAGCCATCTGGCGCAGGGCCGCACCACGCTGGTGATCGCGCACCGGCTGGCCACCGTCCGCGACGCCGACCGGATCGTGGTGATGGAGGCGGGCCGGGTGCGCGAAGAAGGCCGCCATGACGATCTTCTGGCCAGGGGCAGGCTTTATGCCGGGCTCTACCGCTTGCAATTCGCCACCGAGTCCTGA
- a CDS encoding tyrosine-protein phosphatase, with protein sequence MFDQLKTRFAALERRMTERHGTDLSVPGARRAALWHFHLMDHGLLRILWTNLVEIAPGVWRSNQPSPARLRRYRDMGIRTVISLRGSERPHSHWLLEEEACAALGLRLEAVTLKARRLVPRETLLMLLDLFDRAERPMVMHCKSGSDRAGLAAALYLIHAGGTPVAEARRMLSWRFLHNRRSKAGVLDLVLDRYEADTARSPMTLRDWISTRYDPDAIKSDFKAGRS encoded by the coding sequence ATGTTCGACCAGCTGAAAACCCGGTTCGCGGCGCTCGAACGTCGGATGACCGAGCGCCACGGCACAGATCTGAGCGTCCCGGGCGCGCGCCGGGCCGCGCTTTGGCATTTCCATCTGATGGATCACGGCTTGCTGCGCATCCTCTGGACCAATCTCGTCGAGATCGCGCCCGGGGTCTGGCGCTCGAACCAGCCCTCGCCCGCGCGGCTGCGGCGCTATCGCGACATGGGCATCCGCACCGTGATCTCGCTGCGCGGCAGCGAGCGACCGCATTCGCACTGGTTGCTGGAAGAAGAGGCCTGCGCCGCGCTGGGGCTCCGGCTCGAGGCGGTGACGCTGAAGGCCCGCCGACTGGTCCCCCGAGAGACGCTGCTGATGCTGCTCGACCTCTTCGACCGGGCCGAACGCCCGATGGTGATGCATTGCAAGTCGGGCTCGGACCGGGCGGGCCTTGCCGCCGCGCTGTATCTCATCCATGCCGGGGGCACACCGGTCGCCGAGGCGCGCCGGATGCTGAGCTGGCGCTTTCTGCACAACCGCCGCTCGAAGGCGGGCGTGCTCGATCTGGTGCTCGACCGCTACGAGGCCGACACCGCCCGCAGCCCGATGACGCTGCGCGACTGGATCTCCACCCGCTACGATCCGGACGCCATCAAGAGCGATTTCAAGGCGGGACGGAGCTAG